One Vicinamibacteria bacterium DNA segment encodes these proteins:
- a CDS encoding cyclase family protein, producing MTMRLTKIIQTIGLTFIGVLAERAQVAHAQSWKPPPGEERCPTKWGAGDERGAANHMGPETVLRAARLIRTGEVIELGHVLSESVPLGDRTFGLYMKPTRMNPQSNRRGSNEELIVAEMGQVGTQFDGFAHQTIGEDLYNCHGLHEVMTRTGFTRLGIENVGTLMTRGVLIDVAALKNVEILPDRYEITAEDLEQALERQDVTIQAGDAVLIHTGWGTLYESEPERFSAGGPGIGIAAAEWLVERDPMLVGADNAPVEVSPNPDPAVSLPVHQIMLVVNGIHLVERMKLDELRSRQVYEFAFVVQPLKLRGATGSTVAPVAIR from the coding sequence ATGACTATGCGACTCACCAAAATCATCCAGACGATTGGCCTCACATTCATCGGCGTGCTTGCCGAACGCGCGCAAGTAGCTCACGCGCAGTCCTGGAAACCACCGCCCGGCGAGGAGCGCTGCCCCACCAAGTGGGGGGCCGGAGACGAGCGGGGCGCGGCGAATCATATGGGTCCCGAAACCGTACTCCGAGCGGCTCGATTGATCCGCACCGGGGAAGTCATCGAGCTGGGGCATGTCCTCTCCGAGTCGGTACCGCTGGGCGACAGGACCTTCGGCCTTTACATGAAGCCAACGCGGATGAATCCCCAGAGCAACCGCCGAGGCTCGAACGAGGAGCTGATCGTGGCCGAGATGGGCCAGGTGGGAACACAGTTCGACGGCTTCGCCCATCAGACCATCGGAGAAGACCTCTACAACTGCCATGGGCTCCACGAGGTGATGACCCGGACAGGCTTCACACGCCTCGGCATCGAGAACGTCGGTACCCTCATGACGCGTGGCGTGCTCATCGACGTCGCCGCGCTCAAAAACGTTGAAATCCTTCCCGACCGTTACGAGATCACGGCCGAGGATCTGGAGCAGGCTCTGGAGCGCCAGGACGTGACGATTCAGGCGGGCGACGCCGTGCTGATTCATACGGGCTGGGGCACGCTCTACGAGAGCGAGCCCGAGCGTTTCTCCGCCGGCGGACCCGGCATCGGAATCGCGGCCGCCGAATGGCTCGTCGAACGAGACCCGATGCTCGTCGGTGCCGACAACGCCCCGGTCGAGGTCTCACCGAATCCCGACCCCGCGGTTTCGCTTCCGGTTCATCAGATCATGCTCGTCGTCAACGGGATCCATCTGGTTGAGCGAATGAAGCTCGATGAGCTGCGGTCGAGACAGGTCTACGAGTTCGCCTTCGTCGTACAACCTCTCAAGCTTCGAGGAGCCACCGGTTCGACCGTCGCCCCCGTGGCAATTCGCTGA
- a CDS encoding alpha-hydroxy acid oxidase → MMREDVNENRRQLLKWLAGSPTLACVGLPLFSAPQTVRRYAGKGDGLIASPEDAINVFDFERIAESVLPPAHWGYMATGTDNDATIQANRDGFLKWRLRPRRLVDVSKIDMSVDVLGKRWPTPIVIAPTSSNLAFHPDGEIAVALAAKAKKHLQVLSNVASTSIEDVNAARGEPVWFQLYPIASWDVTKSVVSRAEKAGCPAIVLTVDLFGGSNRETLKRFAMKDTRDCTACHSDERQHTPNYDGLERPANDTYQTTLTWDFARRLRDSTSMKVLIKGIVTPEDAALAAENGIDGIIVSNHGGRAEASRRATIECLPEVLDAVSGRIPVLIDSGFRRGTDFFTALALGATAVCIGRPYLWGLASFGQAGVEAVLDILREELQLVMMQSGTRSIPEITPKNIVAVV, encoded by the coding sequence ATGATGCGCGAGGATGTGAACGAAAACCGCCGCCAGCTCCTGAAATGGCTCGCCGGAAGCCCGACTCTCGCCTGCGTAGGTCTTCCGCTCTTCTCCGCTCCTCAAACGGTGCGCCGCTACGCCGGGAAGGGCGACGGACTCATCGCGTCTCCCGAGGACGCCATCAACGTGTTCGACTTCGAGCGGATTGCCGAAAGCGTTCTTCCGCCGGCCCACTGGGGCTATATGGCGACGGGCACCGACAACGACGCGACGATCCAGGCGAACCGCGACGGTTTCCTGAAGTGGCGGCTCCGGCCACGTCGGCTCGTCGACGTCAGCAAGATCGACATGTCGGTCGACGTCCTCGGGAAGCGCTGGCCGACGCCGATCGTCATCGCGCCCACGTCGAGTAACCTTGCTTTTCATCCGGACGGCGAGATCGCCGTCGCGCTCGCCGCGAAGGCGAAGAAGCACCTCCAGGTGCTCTCGAACGTCGCATCGACGTCCATCGAGGACGTCAACGCGGCTCGAGGTGAGCCCGTCTGGTTCCAGCTCTATCCCATCGCGAGCTGGGACGTCACCAAGTCCGTCGTCTCGCGCGCCGAGAAGGCCGGCTGTCCAGCGATCGTCCTCACCGTGGATCTCTTCGGGGGCAGCAATCGGGAGACGTTGAAGCGCTTCGCCATGAAGGACACGCGGGACTGCACGGCCTGCCACAGCGACGAGAGACAACACACTCCGAACTACGACGGGCTCGAACGTCCGGCGAACGACACTTACCAGACCACGCTCACGTGGGACTTCGCGCGCCGGCTCCGCGATTCCACGTCGATGAAGGTCCTCATCAAGGGAATCGTCACCCCCGAGGACGCCGCTCTCGCGGCCGAGAACGGGATCGACGGAATCATCGTTTCGAACCACGGTGGGCGCGCCGAGGCGAGTCGCCGGGCGACCATCGAATGCCTTCCGGAGGTCCTGGACGCCGTCTCGGGCCGCATTCCCGTCCTCATCGACAGTGGCTTCCGCCGGGGCACGGACTTCTTCACCGCGCTCGCGCTCGGCGCGACGGCCGTCTGCATCGGGCGGCCGTACCTGTGGGGTCTCGCTTCATTCGGCCAGGCCGGAGTCGAAGCGGTGCTCGACATTCTGCGCGAGGAGCTCCAGCTCGTGATGATGCAGTCGGGAACGAGGTCGATCCCCGAGATCACACCCAAGAACATCGTCGCCGTGGTGTGA
- a CDS encoding putative toxin-antitoxin system toxin component, PIN family has protein sequence MPAPVVVDTNVLFAGLWSREGASFRMLELIAKGRIRPALSVPLVLEYEMVLKRAARQLSLAMDEIDAILDYLCAVGHHQMIHFLWRPTLRDPRDELVLELAVAAGSRFIVTHNVDDFGGAETFGVAAISPAEYLRRIGVRS, from the coding sequence ATGCCGGCCCCGGTCGTGGTCGACACCAACGTCTTGTTCGCCGGGCTTTGGTCCCGAGAAGGGGCGTCGTTCCGGATGCTAGAGTTGATAGCGAAAGGGCGGATTCGGCCGGCTCTCTCGGTGCCCCTGGTGCTGGAGTACGAGATGGTCTTGAAGCGCGCCGCGAGACAGTTGAGTTTAGCGATGGATGAGATTGACGCGATACTCGACTATCTATGTGCCGTAGGGCACCACCAGATGATTCATTTCTTGTGGCGTCCAACTCTTCGGGATCCTCGGGACGAGTTGGTCCTGGAGCTCGCGGTCGCTGCTGGCTCCCGTTTCATCGTTACCCACAACGTGGACGACTTCGGCGGCGCAGAGACTTTTGGCGTGGCGGCGATATCTCCGGCAGAGTACCTTCGACGGATAGGAGTACGATCATGA
- a CDS encoding type II toxin-antitoxin system RelE/ParE family toxin produces the protein MGRLLSRPMASGPADSLPIRRTPRPQVSSNPESGIPKEMIDADKLGELPASFANSMICVLLEACSGKRKGQFSVRINDQYRVCFRWTDEGADTVKTVDYHKGYDAPVRPSKRDAAPGRPRARQAGL, from the coding sequence ATGGGGCGCCTTCTATCACGCCCCATGGCGTCCGGACCAGCGGACTCCCTGCCTATTCGGCGTACACCGAGGCCTCAGGTCTCATCGAATCCGGAGAGCGGGATCCCCAAAGAGATGATAGATGCGGATAAGCTCGGGGAATTGCCTGCCTCATTCGCGAATAGCATGATATGCGTGTTACTCGAGGCGTGCTCTGGGAAACGCAAAGGGCAGTTCAGCGTTCGCATCAACGATCAGTATCGCGTCTGCTTTCGGTGGACAGATGAGGGTGCCGACACCGTGAAAACCGTCGATTATCACAAAGGTTACGACGCGCCCGTGCGCCCATCGAAGCGAGACGCCGCTCCCGGTCGGCCACGAGCTCGTCAGGCAGGACTTTGA
- the pruA gene encoding L-glutamate gamma-semialdehyde dehydrogenase produces the protein MTNAVFNVPEPRNEPVLSYAPGSTERESLRAVLDDMLGKEVEIPIIVGGKQIRTGDMGECRCPHDHRHVLGRYHKATPQIVSEAERAAAEAWREWSVMDWRARASVFLKLAELLAGKYRAILNASTMLGQSKTPHQAEIDAACELIDFYRFNTYYMQQIYEGQPASAPGMWNYVEYRALEGFIFAVTPFNFTSIGGNLPTSPALMGNTVLWKPASSAIYSAYYLTELFREAGLPDGVINFIPGSGGKVGGPVMELDTMAGIHFTGSTEVFQNMWATVGNNIKKYKVYPRIVGETGGKNYIFVHPSANLDAVVANAIRGAYEYQGQKCSAASRVYIPKSLWPGFKERFVAEVETIKMGDVTDFTNFMGAVIDEEAFKSITAYIDYAKDSSEAEIVTGGEYDDSKGYFIEPTAVLTDNPKFKLMEEEIFGPVLTLYVYPDGEYEETLTVCNETSPYGLTGAIFADDRNAIEKAYTALRQTAGNFYINDKPTGAVVGQQPFGGSRASGTNDKAGSAGNLVRWTSIRTVKETFVPPTDYRYAYMQAEEGARVVPVRKKAV, from the coding sequence GTGACGAACGCCGTTTTCAACGTCCCCGAGCCCAGAAACGAGCCGGTTCTCAGCTATGCACCCGGATCGACGGAACGTGAATCGCTCCGGGCCGTCCTCGACGACATGCTGGGGAAGGAAGTCGAAATCCCCATCATCGTGGGAGGAAAACAGATTCGCACCGGGGACATGGGTGAGTGTCGCTGCCCTCACGATCACCGACATGTGCTCGGACGCTACCACAAGGCGACGCCTCAAATCGTCTCCGAGGCGGAACGGGCGGCGGCCGAGGCCTGGAGGGAGTGGTCGGTGATGGACTGGCGGGCCCGGGCCAGCGTTTTTCTCAAGTTGGCCGAGCTTCTGGCGGGCAAGTACCGTGCGATCCTGAACGCGTCGACGATGCTGGGGCAGTCCAAGACCCCGCACCAGGCCGAGATCGACGCCGCCTGTGAGCTCATCGATTTCTACCGCTTCAATACGTATTACATGCAACAGATCTACGAGGGCCAGCCGGCATCGGCACCGGGAATGTGGAATTACGTGGAGTACCGGGCGCTCGAGGGGTTCATATTCGCCGTCACCCCCTTCAACTTCACCTCGATCGGAGGAAACCTGCCCACGAGTCCGGCGCTCATGGGGAATACGGTCCTCTGGAAGCCCGCGTCGAGCGCCATCTACTCCGCATATTACTTGACCGAGCTCTTTCGCGAAGCCGGGCTCCCGGACGGCGTCATCAATTTCATTCCTGGCTCGGGGGGCAAGGTGGGCGGACCGGTCATGGAGCTCGATACGATGGCCGGCATCCACTTCACCGGCTCGACCGAGGTCTTCCAGAACATGTGGGCCACGGTGGGGAACAACATCAAGAAGTACAAGGTCTATCCCCGCATCGTGGGGGAGACGGGTGGGAAGAACTACATCTTCGTTCATCCTTCCGCGAATCTCGATGCCGTGGTCGCCAACGCGATTCGAGGGGCTTACGAGTATCAAGGCCAGAAATGCTCCGCGGCGTCGCGGGTATACATTCCCAAGAGCCTCTGGCCAGGATTCAAAGAGCGTTTCGTCGCCGAGGTCGAGACGATCAAGATGGGAGACGTCACCGACTTCACGAATTTCATGGGCGCGGTCATCGACGAAGAGGCGTTCAAGAGCATCACGGCTTACATCGACTACGCCAAAGACTCTTCCGAAGCCGAGATCGTGACCGGAGGCGAGTATGACGATTCGAAGGGCTACTTCATCGAGCCAACCGCCGTTCTGACGGACAATCCCAAGTTCAAGCTCATGGAGGAAGAGATCTTCGGTCCGGTCCTGACCCTGTACGTCTATCCCGACGGCGAGTACGAGGAGACTCTCACGGTTTGCAACGAAACGTCGCCTTACGGTCTCACCGGGGCCATCTTCGCCGACGACCGCAACGCGATCGAAAAGGCCTACACCGCCCTTCGCCAGACCGCGGGAAACTTCTACATCAACGACAAGCCAACCGGCGCCGTCGTGGGGCAGCAGCCGTTCGGAGGAAGCCGCGCCTCGGGCACGAACGACAAGGCGGGATCGGCCGGGAATCTCGTACGCTGGACGAGCATCCGTACCGTCAAGGAGACCTTCGTGCCGCCGACCGATTACCGCTACGCGTACATGCAGGCCGAAGAAGGAGCGCGAGTGGTTCCAGTGCGCAAGAAGGCCGTATAG
- a CDS encoding toxin-antitoxin system HicB family antitoxin gives MSTLSLRLPDSLHEKIRELAAREDISINQFIAIAVAEKMSALLTLDYLAERAGRGSRAAFERVLDKVPARTPLSGDEWPAAESVKPRRRSPTKKAKK, from the coding sequence ATGAGCACGCTCAGCCTTCGGCTACCTGACTCCCTTCACGAAAAGATCCGGGAATTGGCGGCGCGAGAAGACATATCGATCAACCAGTTCATCGCCATCGCGGTGGCGGAGAAGATGTCTGCCTTGCTTACGCTCGACTACCTCGCCGAGCGCGCCGGACGTGGTTCTCGAGCGGCGTTCGAGCGCGTGTTGGACAAGGTTCCGGCTCGTACCCCCCTCTCCGGCGATGAGTGGCCGGCGGCCGAGAGCGTGAAGCCGCGCAGGCGTTCGCCAACGAAGAAAGCGAAGAAGTAG
- the kynU gene encoding kynureninase, protein MTLDRSEFELWDRDDSLRSFRDEFELPEGVIYLDGNSLGALPARTPIRLRELIDAEWGEGLVRSWNSHGWIHYPRRVGDLIAKLVGAEPGEVVAADSTSINLFKLVTAACRLNRDRPAIVSERQNFPTDLYILQGILDFSETVRELRVVDRSELPDAIDDDVAALVLTQVDFRTGAMHDMRDLTARAHEKGVLTIWDLSHSAGAFPIHLGDDGIDFAVGCGYKYLNGGPGAPAFLFVARRHQEASRNALSGWMGHETPFSFDVDYRPASGIERYLCGTPTILGMAALEVGVEMLTRADLVEVRSKSRRLGDALLELVDAGLSGLGLGTACPLDSSQRGSQVSLRHEAGYSIVQALIARGVIGDFRAPDILRFGLTPFYLRYVDIFDAVEILKEVLETEVFRRPEFQKRMLVT, encoded by the coding sequence ATGACGCTCGACCGCAGCGAGTTCGAGCTCTGGGATCGAGACGACTCTCTACGATCGTTTCGTGACGAGTTCGAGCTGCCCGAGGGTGTCATCTATCTCGACGGAAACTCTCTCGGGGCGCTCCCCGCAAGAACCCCGATACGGTTGCGAGAGTTGATCGACGCCGAATGGGGTGAAGGACTCGTCAGAAGCTGGAACTCGCATGGATGGATCCACTATCCCAGAAGAGTCGGAGATCTCATCGCGAAGCTCGTCGGCGCCGAGCCGGGCGAAGTCGTGGCCGCGGACTCTACGTCGATCAACCTGTTCAAGCTCGTAACCGCAGCCTGCCGCCTGAATCGCGACCGTCCGGCCATCGTCTCGGAGCGCCAGAACTTTCCCACCGATCTCTACATCCTTCAGGGGATCCTCGATTTCAGCGAAACAGTACGTGAGCTGCGCGTCGTGGATCGTTCGGAGCTTCCCGATGCGATCGACGATGATGTCGCGGCTCTGGTTCTGACTCAGGTGGACTTTCGCACCGGAGCCATGCACGACATGCGCGATCTGACGGCCCGCGCTCACGAGAAAGGTGTCCTTACCATCTGGGATTTGAGTCACAGTGCCGGCGCATTCCCGATTCACCTCGGCGACGACGGCATCGACTTCGCCGTGGGCTGTGGGTACAAATATCTCAACGGTGGTCCCGGGGCACCGGCTTTTCTGTTCGTTGCCCGCCGCCATCAAGAGGCGTCGCGCAATGCGCTGAGCGGGTGGATGGGACACGAAACCCCGTTCTCGTTCGACGTCGACTATCGACCGGCATCCGGGATCGAGAGGTACTTGTGTGGTACCCCAACGATCCTGGGCATGGCCGCTCTCGAAGTCGGAGTCGAGATGCTGACGCGAGCGGACCTGGTCGAAGTTCGTAGCAAATCGCGCCGTCTGGGAGACGCGCTTCTAGAGCTCGTCGACGCAGGTCTTTCCGGCCTCGGGCTCGGGACCGCCTGCCCTCTCGATTCTTCGCAGCGAGGAAGTCAGGTCTCGCTCAGGCACGAGGCGGGCTATTCGATCGTACAAGCCCTGATCGCTCGCGGTGTCATCGGCGACTTCCGCGCGCCGGACATCCTTCGTTTCGGATTGACCCCCTTCTATTTGCGCTATGTCGATATATTCGATGCGGTCGAGATCCTGAAAGAGGTTCTCGAGACCGAGGTATTTCGCCGCCCCGAGTTTCAGAAGCGCATGCTCGTGACGTAG
- a CDS encoding PIN domain-containing protein codes for MPRYVCDTNCLIATVSPWHEHHERTRSELERRADAGEELRLAAHSIVEAFAVVTRLPSRHRLKPSDALSLLESNWGQTTLVYLTGREVWNALRRARTSGVVGGRTYDLLLAMAALKANASTILTWNVRHFELFKDDIDVITPK; via the coding sequence ATGCCTCGCTATGTGTGCGACACCAACTGCCTGATTGCAACGGTTAGCCCGTGGCATGAGCATCACGAGCGCACGCGTTCCGAGCTCGAAAGGCGCGCCGACGCCGGCGAGGAGCTGCGACTCGCCGCTCACTCCATCGTCGAAGCCTTTGCGGTTGTAACGCGACTTCCGTCTCGTCACCGCCTGAAGCCCTCCGACGCCCTTTCGTTACTCGAGTCCAATTGGGGGCAGACGACGCTCGTTTATTTGACGGGTCGTGAGGTCTGGAACGCGCTTCGCCGAGCCCGGACTAGTGGGGTCGTCGGTGGAAGAACGTATGACCTGCTCTTGGCGATGGCCGCGTTGAAAGCGAACGCGTCGACGATCCTGACGTGGAACGTCAGACACTTCGAACTGTTCAAGGATGACATCGACGTGATCACGCCAAAGTAG
- a CDS encoding ankyrin repeat domain-containing protein yields MLRLFILLAVVLLAVYYFFPESLEQVVEEGGDSISRAVDGVTGAVGGEASVSLVPSDTTPLETELIDAAGKGEDARVRELIARGANVNGRGTDGATPLIAAAVAGHRATFELLLGAGAEVDARDSRGRTSLLLVSSRGESELARRLLDAGADPDIKSNTGNFALLEASRYGSAELTRLLLAAGADPNARATNGWTALKTAEERGHTSVAALLREAGARP; encoded by the coding sequence GTGCTTCGCCTCTTCATTCTGCTCGCGGTCGTCCTTCTCGCGGTCTACTACTTCTTTCCCGAATCGTTAGAACAGGTGGTCGAGGAGGGCGGTGATTCAATCTCCCGAGCGGTGGACGGCGTGACCGGCGCCGTTGGTGGCGAGGCCAGCGTATCCCTCGTCCCCTCCGACACCACCCCGCTCGAGACGGAGCTGATCGACGCGGCGGGAAAGGGAGAAGATGCTCGGGTTAGAGAGCTCATCGCCCGGGGAGCAAACGTCAACGGGCGCGGGACGGACGGGGCGACACCCCTCATCGCCGCCGCCGTCGCCGGTCACCGGGCGACATTCGAGCTCTTGCTCGGGGCCGGTGCCGAGGTGGATGCGAGGGACAGCCGTGGGCGAACGTCGCTCTTGCTGGTCTCGTCGCGGGGGGAGAGCGAGCTCGCCAGGCGGCTTCTGGACGCGGGAGCCGACCCCGATATCAAGTCGAACACCGGCAATTTCGCCCTTTTGGAGGCGTCTCGTTACGGGAGCGCCGAGCTCACCAGGCTCCTGCTCGCGGCCGGCGCGGACCCCAATGCGCGCGCGACGAACGGCTGGACCGCGCTGAAGACTGCCGAAGAGCGAGGCCATACGAGCGTCGCCGCGCTTCTTCGCGAAGCGGGCGCACGCCCCTGA
- a CDS encoding threonine/serine dehydratase, whose translation MNVEEIAHEVVDAESRIRPHVRETPLDRAPWLDSATGAEAHLKLEIVQLSGSFKLRGAMNKLLALSKTERERGIVTASSGNHAAAVAFGLDRLGARGVIYLPSTVSKTKLEYLEAYGMELRFVGPDSVEGELEAQRAATRENLVYVSPYNDPQIIGGQGTVAVELERQLEAFDGVFVPVGGGGLVAGIAGYLKARRPSVRIYGCQPERSRVMYESVRAGRLLDLPSEPTLADGTAGGLDPGTITFPICRSVVDEWILLSEDEIASAMRLLLEKHSILVEGSAALSVAAFLKCASALRGKTVVLVLTGKKVSLDTLRRILDESRSPSA comes from the coding sequence ATGAACGTCGAAGAGATTGCCCACGAAGTCGTGGATGCGGAAAGTCGCATTCGCCCCCACGTCCGCGAAACGCCGCTCGATCGGGCGCCCTGGCTTGACTCGGCAACGGGTGCCGAAGCTCACCTCAAGCTCGAAATCGTTCAGCTCTCCGGCTCGTTCAAGCTTCGAGGCGCGATGAACAAGCTCCTTGCCCTGTCGAAAACGGAGCGCGAACGCGGAATCGTGACGGCATCCTCGGGAAACCATGCCGCGGCGGTTGCGTTCGGACTCGATCGCCTCGGCGCCCGAGGCGTCATCTATTTACCGAGTACGGTGTCGAAAACCAAGCTGGAGTACCTCGAAGCTTACGGCATGGAGCTTCGTTTCGTGGGGCCGGATTCGGTCGAGGGCGAGCTCGAAGCTCAACGAGCCGCCACCCGCGAAAACCTCGTTTACGTTTCCCCCTATAACGATCCCCAAATCATCGGGGGCCAGGGAACCGTCGCGGTCGAGCTGGAACGGCAGCTCGAGGCTTTCGACGGGGTCTTCGTTCCCGTGGGAGGCGGGGGCCTGGTTGCCGGAATCGCCGGGTACTTGAAGGCGCGCCGCCCCTCGGTGCGGATATACGGCTGTCAGCCAGAGAGATCGCGGGTCATGTACGAGTCGGTGCGCGCCGGCAGGCTTCTCGATCTCCCCTCCGAGCCGACGCTCGCCGACGGGACCGCGGGCGGTCTGGACCCGGGCACGATCACGTTTCCCATCTGCCGAAGCGTCGTCGACGAGTGGATTCTTCTGAGCGAGGACGAGATCGCGTCCGCGATGAGACTCCTCCTGGAGAAGCATTCGATTCTGGTAGAGGGATCGGCGGCGCTGTCGGTGGCGGCATTCTTGAAATGTGCTTCCGCGCTCCGGGGAAAAACCGTCGTGCTCGTCTTGACCGGAAAGAAAGTGAGCCTGGATACGCTGCGAAGAATCCTGGACGAGTCCCGGAGTCCCTCCGCGTGA
- a CDS encoding AbrB/MazE/SpoVT family DNA-binding domain-containing protein, whose amino-acid sequence MKSTIDKGGRLVIPKAVRMAAGLEPGTEVEFRVVDGRVEIVPSPLEVRLERRGRFLVAVPQEPVPTVTSAAVEEGIQDLREGRLDDERD is encoded by the coding sequence ATGAAGTCGACCATCGACAAAGGCGGTCGACTCGTGATCCCGAAGGCGGTTCGGATGGCGGCCGGACTGGAGCCTGGAACGGAGGTCGAGTTTCGAGTCGTGGATGGACGAGTGGAGATCGTCCCGTCACCGCTCGAAGTGCGGCTCGAACGGCGCGGTCGGTTTCTGGTGGCCGTGCCGCAGGAGCCGGTTCCGACTGTTACCTCAGCGGCGGTCGAAGAAGGCATCCAGGATCTGCGTGAGGGCCGCTTGGACGACGAGCGAGACTAA
- the kynA gene encoding tryptophan 2,3-dioxygenase, protein MKPVDRQKTGAVDLRGEQIHWDLEGGLSYGSYLALERLLSAQTPLSTSHDEMLFIVIHQVSELWMKLSIHELTAVVKQIQTDVLDPAFKMLSRVARIQGQLIMSWDVLSTMTPSDYSSFRGHLERASGFQSYQYRTLEFILGNKNREMIEVHRSDEKIYRDLREVLTRPSLYDETVRMLKRRGFDIPDGHVERDWAEPYEPHAKVEAAWLEVYRDTQRYWDLYELAEKLVDLEQKFQQWRFSHMKTVERIIGYKRGTGGTGGVSYLQKALALKFFPELWSVRTST, encoded by the coding sequence ATGAAACCGGTGGACCGTCAGAAGACCGGCGCCGTCGACCTCAGGGGCGAGCAGATTCACTGGGACCTCGAGGGCGGCCTCAGCTACGGGAGCTACCTCGCACTCGAGCGTCTCCTGAGCGCCCAGACACCTCTCTCGACTTCCCATGACGAGATGCTCTTCATCGTCATTCATCAAGTCTCCGAGCTCTGGATGAAGCTCTCCATCCACGAGCTAACGGCGGTGGTGAAGCAGATCCAGACCGATGTTCTCGACCCGGCGTTCAAGATGCTGTCGCGAGTGGCCCGCATCCAGGGCCAGCTCATCATGTCCTGGGACGTCCTCTCGACGATGACGCCTTCGGATTACAGCTCGTTTCGTGGCCATCTCGAAAGGGCGTCCGGCTTTCAGTCTTACCAGTACCGAACTCTCGAGTTCATTCTCGGCAACAAGAACCGGGAGATGATCGAGGTGCATCGTTCCGACGAGAAGATATACCGCGACCTCCGGGAAGTCCTGACCCGGCCGAGCCTCTACGACGAGACGGTTCGCATGCTGAAACGGAGGGGCTTCGACATCCCCGACGGCCATGTGGAACGAGATTGGGCGGAACCCTACGAGCCCCATGCGAAAGTCGAAGCGGCCTGGCTCGAGGTCTACCGTGACACGCAACGCTACTGGGACCTCTACGAGCTCGCCGAGAAGCTCGTAGACCTCGAGCAGAAATTTCAGCAGTGGCGCTTCAGCCACATGAAAACCGTAGAGCGAATCATCGGTTACAAGCGGGGCACCGGCGGTACCGGCGGCGTGTCGTACCTTCAAAAGGCCCTTGCCCTGAAGTTCTTCCCCGAGTTGTGGTCGGTCCGAACCTCCACATGA